One Sulfurihydrogenibium subterraneum DSM 15120 DNA segment encodes these proteins:
- the hypD gene encoding hydrogenase formation protein HypD — protein MGKVDFLKDFRDGKKIIAISKLIEKEIDRPINIMEVCGGHTHTIMKYGLKQILPKEIEFIHGPGCPVCVMPKERIDHGIALCQNEKNILVTLGDMIRVPGSESSLAKERSKGKNVKMVYSPFDVLKIAQENPDKNVIYFAIGFETTTPMTASVMEKVLENKIKNVFFHVNHVLVPPPIKAIMESKEARIDAFIGPSHVSVITGAKIYKEIVDSYKTPIVVAGFEPVDIMESVLKIIRQFKENKREVEIQYTRAVNWEGNIKAQKLIEKYFEIRDTFRWRGLGDIPFSALKIKDKFSFLDAEVVFKDILPNKPVDDHKLCICGDILKGIAKPYECKVFGKACTPENPLGSCMVSSEGACAAYYKYGNPEVFKQ, from the coding sequence ATGGGAAAAGTAGATTTTTTAAAAGATTTTAGAGATGGAAAAAAGATTATTGCAATTTCTAAACTAATAGAGAAAGAAATAGATAGACCTATTAATATAATGGAAGTTTGCGGTGGCCATACACACACTATTATGAAGTATGGTTTAAAGCAAATTCTTCCGAAAGAGATAGAATTTATCCATGGTCCAGGATGTCCCGTCTGTGTAATGCCAAAAGAAAGGATAGACCACGGGATAGCTTTATGTCAAAATGAAAAGAATATTCTCGTTACACTTGGAGATATGATAAGAGTTCCGGGTTCTGAGAGTTCTCTTGCAAAGGAGAGGTCAAAGGGGAAGAACGTAAAAATGGTTTACTCTCCATTTGATGTTTTAAAGATAGCACAGGAGAACCCTGATAAAAATGTTATATACTTTGCAATAGGCTTTGAAACAACTACTCCTATGACTGCATCTGTGATGGAAAAAGTTTTAGAGAATAAAATAAAAAACGTTTTTTTTCATGTAAATCACGTTTTAGTGCCTCCTCCTATAAAAGCAATTATGGAAAGTAAAGAAGCAAGGATAGATGCATTTATAGGACCTTCTCACGTTTCGGTTATTACCGGAGCCAAAATATACAAAGAAATAGTTGATTCTTACAAAACACCTATAGTTGTAGCTGGATTTGAACCAGTTGATATTATGGAAAGTGTTTTGAAAATAATTAGACAGTTTAAAGAAAACAAAAGAGAGGTTGAAATACAATACACACGAGCTGTTAACTGGGAAGGAAATATAAAAGCTCAAAAGTTAATAGAAAAGTATTTTGAAATTAGAGATACGTTCCGGTGGAGAGGTTTAGGAGATATTCCATTTTCAGCTTTAAAAATTAAAGATAAATTTTCTTTCTTAGATGCTGAAGTTGTATTTAAAGATATTCTTCCAAATAAACCAGTAGATGACCATAAACTGTGTATATGTGGAGATATTCTTAAAGGTATTGCAAAGCCCTATGAGTGTAAAGTTTTTGGAAAAGCTTGTACACCTGAAAATCCTTTAGGTTCGTGTATGGTATCATCAGAAGGTGCCTGCGCGGCTTACTATAAGTATGGAAATCCGGAGGTTTTTAAACAATGA
- a CDS encoding HypC/HybG/HupF family hydrogenase formation chaperone — translation MCLSIPSRVEEIFPDETAIVDTMGVKRKVSLHLLPESVNVGDYVLIHVGYAITKMNEEDALESLKIYEEIVKHLEEEGELS, via the coding sequence ATGTGTTTATCAATTCCATCAAGAGTAGAGGAAATTTTTCCAGACGAAACAGCGATAGTAGATACAATGGGTGTAAAAAGAAAAGTTTCTCTCCATCTCCTTCCAGAATCTGTTAACGTCGGAGATTATGTTCTTATTCATGTTGGGTACGCTATAACTAAAATGAACGAGGAAGATGCTTTGGAAAGTTTAAAGATATATGAAGAAATTGTAAAACATTTGGAAGAAGAAGGAGAATTAAGTTAA
- a CDS encoding nickel-dependent hydrogenase large subunit — MRVQKIVLNRVEGDVNLKLCWDQNGRISDAYIVAYNYRGFEHILQGRDLLDALVINPRICGICGHAHLMATVNAIENLYKNNSIDVEITEKAKLIRQITLCSEIVQNHLKWFYLFVMPDFLKLFPSLENEKFKPFVGEKWKKAVKYSSEIVKIIAIFGGQWPHTSYAIPGGVTSEPLKTDIVDALSIVDRLIKYTEEEIFGMSYEDYLNVKNLEEFLSKSKGGDLTTFIDFCIKSGLDKEGQSYEHFITVSTVYPCINKGVIKKKKCKLNLKKIKEVKDFNILHNKETGYTYANGVRYDGLPMQTGPLARRLTSEIELFFNLYRTYKDSYLVRVWARVDEILRILINMKDWLLKINVNEKSYIKPNDYKKLYGEAFGYVEASRGSLIHKVKVEKGVIKSYSIITPTMWNLGSRCNKFKSPAEKAIVGLEDPLKAQMVLRSFDVCSVCLTH; from the coding sequence ATGAGAGTTCAAAAAATTGTTTTAAATAGAGTTGAAGGTGATGTTAACCTTAAACTTTGCTGGGATCAAAATGGAAGAATATCTGATGCTTACATTGTTGCTTACAACTATAGAGGTTTTGAGCATATTTTACAAGGAAGGGATTTGTTAGATGCTTTGGTTATAAATCCAAGAATATGTGGTATCTGTGGTCATGCTCATCTTATGGCAACTGTAAACGCTATAGAAAACCTTTACAAAAATAATTCAATAGATGTAGAGATTACTGAAAAAGCAAAGCTTATAAGACAAATAACCCTCTGTAGTGAAATTGTTCAAAATCATCTGAAATGGTTTTATCTTTTTGTTATGCCTGATTTCTTAAAGTTATTTCCTTCTTTGGAAAATGAAAAATTCAAACCTTTTGTAGGGGAAAAATGGAAAAAGGCTGTAAAGTATTCTTCTGAAATAGTAAAAATCATTGCTATTTTTGGAGGACAATGGCCTCATACATCCTATGCTATTCCTGGTGGCGTAACAAGCGAGCCTTTAAAAACCGATATAGTAGATGCTTTATCTATAGTAGATAGGCTAATTAAGTATACAGAAGAAGAGATTTTTGGAATGAGTTATGAAGATTATTTAAACGTTAAAAACTTAGAAGAATTTTTATCAAAATCAAAAGGTGGAGATTTAACTACATTTATAGATTTTTGTATAAAATCTGGTCTTGATAAAGAAGGACAATCTTATGAACATTTTATTACAGTGTCAACTGTGTATCCTTGTATAAATAAAGGTGTTATAAAAAAGAAAAAATGTAAACTTAATCTAAAAAAGATAAAAGAGGTTAAAGATTTTAATATTTTGCATAATAAAGAAACAGGATATACTTATGCAAACGGTGTTAGGTACGATGGATTACCTATGCAAACTGGACCTTTGGCAAGAAGGTTAACATCGGAAATAGAATTATTTTTTAATCTTTATCGTACCTATAAAGATAGCTATTTAGTTAGAGTATGGGCAAGAGTTGATGAAATTTTGAGAATACTAATAAACATGAAAGATTGGCTTTTAAAGATAAATGTAAATGAAAAATCTTACATTAAACCAAATGATTACAAAAAACTTTACGGTGAAGCTTTTGGTTATGTGGAAGCATCGAGAGGTTCTTTGATACATAAAGTAAAAGTAGAAAAAGGGGTTATAAAAAGCTACAGCATAATTACGCCAACAATGTGGAACTTAGGATCAAGATGTAATAAATTTAAATCTCCGGCCGAAAAAGCAATTGTAGGTTTAGAAGATCCTTTGAAAGCACAGATGGTTTTAAGAAGTTTTGATGTTTGTTCGGTATGTTTAACCCATTAG
- a CDS encoding Ni/Fe hydrogenase: MESIKKGLKNLVWIQGLTCNGNSHSFLSINDTLLDTFLSNINILYHPILTSEIEFKDVYKRILSGKESLNFLVVEGAVSNKKNEVFFQGFDVFEILNNLKDKSDYILAVGNCACYGNFPALYNENVNGLQYRFKDKGGFLGESFKTKSGYQIINITGCPAHPEWIVRTILSLDFGYDINLDNFNRPKDFYMYLAHDGCIRNEYFEWKVEAHEFGTKEGCLFYELGCRGPLTHSPCNKILWNEKSSKTRSGMPCIGCTEFDFPLRSKYFETKTNIGIPEEVPLGVTKRAYIMLTGVAKTFTNQRLNKKLEDTD; encoded by the coding sequence TTGGAGAGCATTAAAAAAGGATTGAAAAATCTTGTATGGATACAAGGTCTAACTTGCAATGGAAACTCACATTCTTTTTTGTCTATAAACGATACATTGTTAGATACATTTTTAAGTAATATTAACATTCTTTACCACCCTATACTTACTTCGGAAATAGAGTTTAAAGATGTATATAAACGAATACTTTCCGGAAAAGAGAGTTTGAATTTTTTAGTAGTTGAAGGTGCAGTCAGCAATAAAAAGAATGAAGTGTTTTTCCAAGGGTTTGATGTATTTGAGATTTTAAATAATTTAAAAGATAAGTCAGATTACATTTTGGCAGTTGGAAACTGTGCCTGTTATGGAAATTTTCCTGCTTTGTATAACGAAAACGTAAATGGTTTACAGTACAGATTTAAAGATAAAGGAGGTTTTTTAGGGGAGAGTTTTAAAACAAAATCTGGATACCAAATTATAAATATAACAGGTTGTCCGGCTCACCCTGAATGGATAGTAAGAACTATTTTAAGTCTCGATTTTGGATACGATATTAATCTTGATAATTTTAACAGACCTAAAGATTTTTACATGTACTTAGCCCATGATGGATGCATTAGAAATGAGTATTTTGAATGGAAAGTTGAGGCTCATGAGTTTGGAACTAAAGAAGGATGTTTATTTTACGAGTTAGGATGTAGGGGACCTTTAACACACTCTCCATGCAATAAAATACTTTGGAATGAAAAGTCTTCAAAAACAAGAAGTGGTATGCCGTGTATCGGTTGCACAGAGTTTGATTTTCCTCTAAGATCAAAGTACTTTGAGACGAAAACTAACATAGGGATTCCTGAAGAAGTTCCACTGGGTGTAACAAAAAGAGCTTATATAATGCTAACAGGTGTAGCAAAAACATTTACAAATCAAAGATTAAATAAAAAGTTGGAAGATACTGATTAA
- a CDS encoding TetR/AcrR family transcriptional regulator, with protein sequence MLIRKRLKEKKKEEIVNVALKLFAEKGFYNTTIPDIAEALGMSVGNFYNYFESKEELAKYIMQYSSNILGEEIRKISEMDISTREKILLLVRRFIEIAEEKPELIDYFLRVFLSNREVFKEGCEGFLCVSSVVTELMLFLEEGAKKGDLRQQDFFPAFVTVMGPLGGIVFLKGENVLPKRPIEYAEDIGENIWRALKKD encoded by the coding sequence ATGTTGATTAGAAAACGTTTAAAGGAGAAAAAGAAAGAAGAAATTGTAAATGTTGCTTTAAAGTTGTTTGCAGAAAAAGGCTTTTACAACACTACTATTCCTGATATAGCTGAAGCTTTGGGAATGAGCGTTGGAAACTTCTACAACTACTTTGAATCTAAAGAAGAGCTTGCAAAGTATATAATGCAATACTCTTCCAATATTTTAGGTGAAGAGATAAGAAAGATTTCTGAAATGGATATATCTACACGAGAAAAAATATTACTTTTAGTAAGAAGGTTTATAGAGATAGCAGAAGAAAAGCCAGAGCTTATTGATTACTTTTTAAGAGTTTTTCTCTCAAACAGGGAAGTTTTTAAGGAAGGATGTGAAGGATTTTTATGTGTGAGTAGTGTTGTAACTGAATTGATGTTGTTTTTGGAAGAAGGTGCAAAGAAAGGAGATTTAAGACAGCAGGATTTTTTCCCTGCATTTGTTACTGTGATGGGACCCTTGGGTGGTATTGTATTTTTAAAAGGAGAGAATGTACTACCTAAAAGACCTATAGAGTATGCAGAAGATATAGGAGAAAACATTTGGAGAGCATTAAAAAAGGATTGA
- the hypB gene encoding hydrogenase nickel incorporation protein HypB yields the protein MCKDCGCSITTHEHQEGHHHHHVHTNHITEDKKTVEVLTKILDANDKQAQSNREHFQEYGILSFNLMSSPGSGKTTLLEKTIDLLKDEYRIGVIEGDLETNKDAERIKAKGVPTYQITTGQACHLDAFMVHEGIHHLPLQDLDIVFVENVGNLVCPASYDIGTHVNVVLLSVPEGDDKPAKYPVMFRSADIVLITKSDLIPYFDFNVENVKREVRRLNPKADILIVSSKSGEGMDKWIKYIKFKKEMME from the coding sequence ATGTGTAAAGACTGTGGATGCTCTATAACTACACATGAACATCAGGAAGGTCATCACCATCATCATGTTCATACTAATCATATTACAGAGGATAAAAAGACTGTAGAGGTTTTGACAAAGATACTCGATGCCAACGATAAACAGGCTCAAAGCAATAGAGAACATTTTCAAGAGTATGGAATTTTATCTTTTAACCTTATGAGCTCTCCGGGTTCTGGTAAAACAACTTTACTTGAAAAAACGATAGATCTTTTAAAAGATGAGTACAGAATAGGAGTTATAGAAGGAGATTTAGAAACAAATAAAGATGCAGAAAGAATAAAGGCAAAAGGAGTTCCAACTTATCAAATTACAACCGGTCAAGCTTGCCATTTAGATGCTTTTATGGTTCACGAAGGCATTCATCATTTACCTTTACAGGATTTAGACATAGTGTTTGTTGAAAACGTAGGAAATCTTGTATGTCCTGCATCTTACGATATAGGAACTCATGTAAACGTAGTTTTACTCTCCGTTCCGGAAGGAGATGATAAACCTGCAAAATATCCTGTTATGTTTAGATCTGCCGATATCGTCTTAATAACAAAATCTGATTTAATACCTTACTTTGATTTTAATGTTGAAAATGTAAAAAGAGAGGTAAGGCGATTGAATCCAAAAGCAGACATTCTGATAGTATCTTCAAAAAGTGGAGAAGGAATGGATAAATGGATAAAATATATAAAGTTTAAAAAAGAAATGATGGAGTAG
- the nikR gene encoding nickel-responsive transcriptional regulator NikR, translating into MEKELVRISISIPKDLADFLDDLVIKNKYSSRSEFIRDMIREFAVEESWNKPKEEVIGVLTIIYDHHKRELSQKMIDIQHNHYINILCSTHIHLDHHNCLEVIIIKGKADEILNVVNSISGLNGVKFAKLTKTANIKL; encoded by the coding sequence ATGGAAAAGGAGCTGGTAAGAATATCTATTTCAATACCAAAAGACCTTGCAGATTTTTTAGACGATTTAGTTATTAAAAATAAATACTCTTCAAGATCAGAATTTATCAGAGATATGATTAGAGAGTTTGCTGTAGAAGAAAGCTGGAATAAACCAAAAGAAGAGGTAATAGGTGTCCTTACAATTATTTACGATCATCATAAAAGAGAATTATCTCAAAAGATGATAGATATACAACATAACCATTATATAAATATTTTATGTTCTACACATATTCACTTAGACCATCATAACTGTTTAGAAGTGATAATTATAAAAGGAAAAGCAGATGAGATTTTAAACGTGGTAAACAGTATATCTGGATTAAATGGAGTTAAATTTGCAAAGTTAACAAAAACAGCTAATATTAAACTGTAA
- a CDS encoding energy-coupling factor ABC transporter ATP-binding protein, with product MIELKRITYRSETDVILSDITFSVNEKEKVVLLGINGVGKSSLLKILNGLIFPQKGIYLYKGEKLDENKLKNKSFNKKFRKEVVMLFQNPDVMLFNPTVYDEIAFGLRQFDFSDIDDRVKYWADIFGITKYLDKSPIDLSGGEKQKVCLASILAIEPEVLLLDEPTSNLDPKTTGWFIDFLNDLNLTMIVTTHNLSIAGELAERTIVLGENHKILYDGKVETFLKDKNLLIKANLVHIHKHRHNNIIHTHYHIHDWD from the coding sequence ATGATTGAGTTAAAGAGGATAACATATAGAAGTGAAACAGACGTTATTTTAAGTGATATAACATTTTCTGTTAATGAAAAAGAAAAAGTAGTTTTACTGGGAATAAATGGAGTAGGAAAATCAAGCTTATTAAAAATTTTAAACGGACTTATCTTTCCACAGAAAGGTATCTATCTTTACAAAGGAGAAAAGTTAGATGAAAACAAATTAAAAAATAAATCTTTTAACAAAAAGTTTAGAAAAGAGGTTGTTATGCTTTTTCAAAATCCTGATGTTATGCTGTTTAACCCAACAGTTTATGATGAGATTGCTTTTGGTCTTAGGCAATTTGATTTTAGTGATATAGATGACAGAGTTAAATACTGGGCTGATATTTTTGGTATTACTAAATATCTTGATAAATCCCCTATTGACCTAAGTGGTGGTGAAAAACAGAAAGTTTGTCTCGCATCTATCTTAGCCATAGAACCAGAAGTTTTACTCCTTGATGAGCCTACTTCAAACCTTGATCCTAAGACAACAGGCTGGTTTATAGACTTTTTAAACGATTTGAACCTTACTATGATAGTAACAACCCATAATCTCAGTATCGCTGGAGAATTAGCAGAAAGAACTATTGTATTGGGAGAAAATCATAAAATTTTATACGATGGTAAAGTTGAAACATTTTTAAAGGATAAAAATTTGCTTATTAAAGCAAATCTGGTACATATTCACAAACACAGACATAACAATATTATCCATACACACTATCATATTCACGACTGGGATTGA
- a CDS encoding energy-coupling factor ABC transporter permease: MHIPDGFIPPIVYVPAYIVDLGLLVYGFKKIKQNLNEDTLPTLSVLSALSFILMSISFPVFGGTSVHITGVAILSIVFGYWISFFSTSLILFLQAVLFGEGGITSFPVNSLSISFFGSLSAYLIFKFLKNFLKEEISCFISGWVSINLSALIVALVLGLIPLIAHDNSGNPLYFPFSWNVTIPALLIPHFLAGIVEGLYTASVYKILKSKGLVNV, translated from the coding sequence ATGCATATACCAGATGGTTTTATTCCTCCTATAGTTTACGTTCCAGCTTATATAGTAGATTTAGGACTTTTAGTTTACGGGTTTAAAAAGATCAAACAAAATCTTAATGAAGATACTCTTCCAACCTTATCTGTTTTATCTGCCCTATCTTTCATTCTTATGTCTATATCGTTTCCTGTATTTGGAGGAACTTCTGTTCACATTACAGGAGTTGCTATACTTTCGATAGTTTTTGGATACTGGATTAGTTTTTTTTCAACATCTTTGATTTTGTTTTTGCAAGCTGTTTTATTTGGGGAAGGAGGGATTACCTCTTTCCCTGTAAATAGTCTATCTATATCCTTTTTTGGAAGTCTTAGCGCATACTTAATTTTTAAGTTTTTGAAAAACTTCTTAAAGGAAGAGATTTCTTGTTTTATATCTGGTTGGGTTTCTATAAATTTATCTGCTCTGATAGTTGCTCTTGTCCTTGGGCTTATTCCGTTAATAGCTCACGATAACAGTGGAAATCCTCTTTATTTCCCTTTCTCTTGGAATGTTACAATTCCAGCTTTGTTGATACCTCACTTTTTGGCGGGTATAGTTGAAGGGTTATATACAGCTTCAGTCTATAAAATTTTAAAATCAAAAGGACTTGTTAATGTATGA
- a CDS encoding transporter, protein MTKKVLVGIFSLIPISAFAHHGVASLGAAGLEGPGAPLETSSSATLPEGSWLFYGKLDYVKWKKYSWSEFPDQKDEYYFWTYGIGYGIKPYLSAYMFIPYYTKKEIKENPSGGQYNFTSSGFADISFMAVLGYKYDKGFKLVPKKESLDDMMDWHFTTYFGFSIPTGDYNGSTVDKVRNDFEADMATGFGKPYIMIGQTATKQLVSNPRFTILFDTNYIKFFEKTYNYKNLDGSNKRYKYGDEFRFNTALTYRVLTVPEKKLRLDTSLEATYQYNQRDKEDGIKAEGSGGKILYGVLGGRLYYKSTSLGIGVKLPVWKRLNEESTQQGGEGKEKYRLIITFSALF, encoded by the coding sequence ATGACGAAAAAAGTTTTAGTAGGAATTTTTTCTCTGATTCCTATTTCTGCATTTGCACATCACGGAGTTGCATCTTTAGGAGCAGCAGGTTTAGAAGGTCCGGGAGCTCCCTTAGAGACCTCAAGTAGTGCAACTCTACCAGAAGGAAGTTGGTTGTTTTACGGGAAACTTGATTATGTAAAATGGAAAAAATACAGTTGGTCTGAATTTCCTGATCAAAAAGATGAGTATTACTTTTGGACTTATGGAATTGGTTATGGTATAAAGCCGTATCTATCTGCTTATATGTTCATTCCTTATTACACAAAGAAAGAGATAAAAGAAAATCCGTCGGGAGGGCAGTATAACTTTACTTCTTCTGGTTTTGCTGATATATCTTTTATGGCTGTGTTAGGCTATAAGTATGACAAAGGTTTTAAACTCGTTCCTAAAAAAGAAAGTCTTGACGATATGATGGATTGGCATTTTACAACTTACTTTGGTTTTTCAATCCCTACGGGAGATTACAATGGGTCTACAGTAGATAAAGTTAGAAACGATTTTGAAGCGGATATGGCTACAGGTTTTGGAAAACCCTACATAATGATAGGTCAAACTGCTACAAAACAGCTTGTGAGTAATCCCAGATTTACAATCCTTTTTGACACAAATTATATAAAATTTTTTGAAAAAACTTACAATTACAAAAATTTAGATGGAAGTAATAAAAGGTATAAATACGGAGACGAATTTAGATTTAATACGGCTTTAACCTATAGAGTTTTAACTGTTCCCGAAAAGAAGTTAAGATTAGATACTTCCTTAGAGGCGACGTATCAATACAATCAAAGAGATAAAGAAGATGGGATAAAAGCTGAAGGTTCTGGAGGAAAGATACTTTACGGCGTTTTAGGCGGAAGATTATATTATAAAAGCACGAGTTTAGGAATAGGGGTTAAGCTACCTGTATGGAAACGTTTAAACGAAGAAAGTACCCAACAAGGAGGAGAAGGGAAGGAAAAGTACAGATTAATAATAACATTCTCCGCACTTTTTTAA
- a CDS encoding DUF4198 domain-containing protein produces MKKLLIPLLFSVGIAFSHDLWLEKKDNFYILFYGHLNPLDNEQRSIEYNPDAVFEVKCFSQDGKEKSIKVEKSYPLKIFGKCDAVFVGFSSGYWTKTPYGLKNLPKNQVQIPLESWKSVEYVKRLDSDINKPLTANLEITPLNNIKNVKIGDKITFLVTLNGKPVRDTVVAYDEKPIGTTEEEGKINIRIKHGGIQNISTSLKLKEESEKADFTIYTSTLNFEVK; encoded by the coding sequence ATGAAAAAGTTATTAATTCCTCTCTTGTTTTCAGTTGGGATAGCTTTTTCTCACGATCTATGGTTAGAAAAAAAAGATAATTTCTACATCCTTTTTTATGGACATTTAAATCCATTAGACAATGAACAAAGAAGTATTGAGTACAATCCTGATGCTGTCTTTGAAGTAAAATGTTTTTCTCAAGATGGAAAAGAAAAAAGTATAAAAGTTGAAAAGTCTTATCCTTTAAAAATTTTTGGAAAATGCGATGCTGTTTTTGTAGGGTTTTCTTCAGGATATTGGACAAAAACGCCCTACGGATTAAAAAATTTACCTAAAAATCAAGTACAAATACCTTTAGAAAGTTGGAAGTCTGTAGAGTATGTTAAAAGATTGGATTCTGATATAAATAAACCTTTAACAGCTAATTTAGAAATTACTCCTTTAAATAATATAAAAAACGTAAAAATCGGTGATAAAATTACATTTTTGGTTACTTTAAACGGAAAGCCCGTTAGAGATACTGTTGTTGCTTACGATGAAAAACCTATAGGAACAACCGAAGAAGAAGGTAAAATAAATATTAGAATAAAACACGGTGGCATTCAAAACATTTCAACATCTTTAAAGTTAAAAGAAGAATCAGAAAAAGCTGATTTTACAATTTATACTTCAACTTTGAACTTTGAGGTTAAGTAA